A window from Sphingobacteriales bacterium encodes these proteins:
- a CDS encoding peptide MFS transporter: MLKNHPRGLLVAFFSNMGERFGFYTMMAILVLFLQAKYGLSEEQAGSYYSWFYFAIYALALVGGIIADATNRYKLVILIGIIVMFTGYVIVSVPGMSLTFTLIGLFTIAFGNGLFKGNLQAVVGQMYDDPKYSSLRDSAYMIFYMGINVGAFFAPFAATGIRNWYLKTQGFIHDGSLPAICHAFKRGELADLNALQTAADKASGHAVSDLSAFADQYLEAFSRGYNYAFAIAAGAMVISLLVYIIFNKHLPRKERASKAAGSASAPQFDLKKQPVAIILSLIIGVAISFLIYLASKNIDISFAFGLFAVFVAWILQTSTKEERSRVSSLLLVFIVVIFFWMSFHQNGLTLTYFARDYTVKEVGPFTFLFFNLESLLVFIGAIAGLLLLVFNKKLTTKLIGAVMFIGLGFLTYYFIKGYNTSNPIAPEVFQSFNPLFIVSLTFPVMAVFAWLKKKDKEPTTPRKIGIGMIIAAIGFVIILIASIDLISPHTLQYVDEAGNIKFNPVPDSSRVVPYWLISSYLVLTVAELFLSPMGLSFVSKVAPARFQGLMQGGWLLATATGNKLLVVGSVFWGKLELWQLWAIFIACCLLSALFIFSIMKRLEAATK; this comes from the coding sequence ATGCTTAAAAATCATCCGAGAGGACTATTGGTAGCGTTTTTTTCCAATATGGGCGAACGCTTCGGTTTTTATACCATGATGGCCATACTTGTTTTATTTCTTCAGGCCAAATACGGACTAAGTGAAGAGCAGGCTGGCAGTTATTACAGCTGGTTCTACTTTGCCATTTATGCGCTGGCCCTGGTTGGTGGCATTATTGCCGATGCTACAAACAGGTATAAACTGGTCATTTTGATTGGTATTATCGTTATGTTTACCGGTTATGTGATTGTTTCTGTTCCAGGAATGTCACTCACCTTTACACTGATTGGCTTGTTTACCATTGCATTTGGTAACGGACTTTTCAAAGGCAACCTGCAGGCAGTGGTCGGGCAAATGTATGATGACCCTAAATATTCATCATTAAGAGATTCCGCTTACATGATATTTTATATGGGAATCAATGTGGGAGCCTTTTTTGCACCTTTTGCCGCCACCGGTATCCGTAACTGGTATCTTAAAACACAGGGTTTTATTCATGACGGAAGCCTTCCTGCTATATGCCATGCTTTTAAAAGAGGAGAACTGGCCGACCTGAATGCCCTTCAAACGGCTGCCGATAAAGCAAGCGGTCATGCTGTTTCAGATTTATCTGCTTTTGCTGATCAATATCTCGAGGCTTTTTCTCGTGGTTATAATTATGCTTTTGCCATCGCTGCCGGTGCAATGGTAATTTCACTACTTGTTTATATCATTTTTAACAAGCATCTGCCTCGAAAAGAAAGGGCTTCAAAAGCAGCCGGCTCTGCTTCTGCTCCTCAGTTCGACTTGAAAAAGCAACCTGTTGCTATCATACTCTCCCTGATTATTGGCGTTGCCATTTCCTTTTTAATCTATCTCGCTTCAAAAAATATTGACATTTCCTTCGCTTTCGGACTTTTTGCCGTTTTCGTGGCATGGATTCTTCAAACCTCCACAAAAGAAGAAAGATCAAGAGTTTCATCTCTACTGCTTGTGTTTATCGTGGTGATTTTCTTCTGGATGTCTTTCCATCAGAATGGATTAACGCTCACCTATTTCGCCAGAGATTATACTGTTAAGGAAGTCGGGCCTTTTACTTTTCTGTTTTTCAATCTCGAATCACTGCTTGTATTTATTGGAGCTATTGCCGGGCTACTCCTGCTTGTTTTCAATAAAAAACTGACTACTAAACTTATCGGAGCAGTTATGTTTATCGGTCTTGGATTTCTTACCTATTATTTTATAAAAGGTTACAACACTTCAAATCCGATTGCTCCTGAAGTTTTTCAGTCCTTTAATCCGCTGTTCATTGTTTCGCTGACATTTCCTGTCATGGCAGTATTTGCCTGGTTGAAAAAGAAAGACAAGGAACCGACCACCCCGAGAAAAATTGGTATCGGGATGATTATTGCCGCTATTGGTTTTGTCATTATTCTGATTGCCAGTATCGACCTGATCAGCCCTCACACCCTTCAATATGTTGATGAAGCAGGCAATATCAAGTTTAATCCGGTTCCGGATTCTTCGAGGGTAGTTCCTTACTGGCTTATTTCGAGCTATCTGGTACTGACCGTTGCAGAGCTTTTCCTTAGCCCGATGGGACTTTCTTTTGTTTCAAAGGTTGCACCTGCACGTTTTCAAGGTCTGATGCAGGGAGGCTGGCTGCTGGCTACGGCAACCGGGAACAAACTCCTTGTCGTGGGCAGTGTTTTCTGGGGGAAACTCGAACTCTGGCAGCTATGGGCAATTTTCATTGCCTGTTGTCTCCTGTCGGCTTTGTTTATTTTCTCTATTATGAAACGACTTGAAGCAGCAACCAAATAG
- a CDS encoding DUF59 domain-containing protein yields the protein MKKDELKDKVTEVLKTVYDPEIPVNIYELGLIYELQTDDEGKVKIIMTLTAPACPIAEDIVKEVREKVSALEGVTEADVELTFEPPWDMSKMSLEAKIELGFI from the coding sequence ATGAAAAAAGATGAACTGAAAGATAAAGTTACGGAAGTACTTAAAACTGTCTATGATCCCGAGATTCCGGTCAATATATATGAGCTTGGACTGATATACGAACTTCAGACTGACGATGAAGGCAAGGTAAAAATAATCATGACATTAACGGCTCCGGCCTGTCCGATTGCCGAGGATATTGTGAAAGAAGTCAGGGAAAAAGTTAGTGCATTGGAAGGAGTAACTGAAGCAGATGTTGAGCTGACTTTTGAGCCACCCTGGGACATGAGTAAGATGTCGCTGGAAGCCAAGATTGAACTGGGATTTATTTAG
- a CDS encoding DNA gyrase/topoisomerase IV subunit A codes for MDVSGESSFNNKEKEAEKTEISGINKPGTLATVGELYKDWFLDYSSYVILERAVPALEDGLKPVQRRILHAMQETDDGRFNKVANIIGNTMQYHPHGDASISDAIINLGQKNLLIETQGNWGDVVTGDAAAASRYIEARLSKFAKEVVFNPETTVWQLSYDGRKKEPVHLPVKFPLLLALGADGIAVGLSTKILPHNFIELIKASIAYLRGREYELLPDFPTNGMADFTSYNQGRRGGRVRIRSKIEIVDKKTLAIRNVPFSVTTGQLIESIIKANENGKIKIKQVIDNTARDVEILVELQKGISPDVTIDALYAFTDCEISISPNACCIFQDKPRFMSVNEILEYSTNRTVDLLRQELEIKKFALLEKWHFLSLEKIFIEKRIYRKIEECTTWEAVLEAIDKGLQPYIRHLKREVTQDDIVRLTEIKIKRISKYDSFKADESLKDIENQLAETEYHLNHLIDYAVAYFEELLKKYGKGKERKTEIRTFDTIEAKNVAAPSKKLYVNREEGFFGFGLKKEEPVGECSDLDDIITFRRDGKYSVQKVDEKVFAGKDIMLIDVFRKDDERRTYNLVYLDGKTKNAMVKRFKVTSITRDKIYDVTKGNPGSRILYITDNPMGETEVITVYLTQGCKARKKIFDFDFASIEIKNKGSQGNILTRYPIRRIVQKSVDTSNVISIDVWYDEYVGKLNTKEIGRHLGKFTPEDLIISITNDGYYEIKPFDLNIRFDIDKVIFVEKFIPERPLTIVYYHGEVKTWFAKRFIIETLRNNTPYRIVPEHRDSKIQFASYGDRTIIKINTVNKKSEQKSSETIELSESIELMKWKAIGKKLHKDQILSVKLVDIIFEENTENEEVVDENPVETEVAKQEEPDSGKSGRQMLGEQLSLF; via the coding sequence ATGGATGTATCGGGCGAAAGCAGTTTTAATAACAAAGAAAAAGAAGCGGAAAAGACTGAGATTTCAGGTATAAACAAGCCGGGAACACTGGCAACAGTCGGGGAGCTGTATAAAGACTGGTTTCTTGATTATTCCTCTTATGTCATTCTTGAGCGTGCTGTCCCTGCACTCGAAGATGGTTTGAAGCCTGTTCAGCGAAGAATACTTCATGCCATGCAGGAAACTGATGACGGAAGATTTAACAAAGTTGCCAACATCATCGGAAATACCATGCAATATCATCCGCATGGAGATGCTTCTATATCAGATGCTATCATCAATCTCGGACAAAAAAATCTGCTGATAGAAACGCAGGGGAACTGGGGTGATGTCGTTACAGGAGATGCTGCAGCTGCTTCACGTTATATTGAAGCACGTTTATCGAAATTTGCCAAAGAGGTGGTCTTCAATCCTGAAACTACTGTTTGGCAACTCTCCTATGATGGAAGAAAAAAAGAGCCTGTTCACCTGCCGGTCAAATTCCCGTTGTTGCTTGCTCTTGGAGCCGATGGCATTGCAGTCGGTTTATCAACCAAAATATTGCCCCATAATTTTATTGAACTCATTAAAGCCTCCATTGCCTACCTGAGAGGCCGCGAATACGAACTCCTTCCGGATTTCCCAACCAATGGCATGGCCGATTTTACCAGCTACAACCAGGGAAGAAGGGGAGGGAGAGTACGTATCCGTTCCAAAATTGAAATTGTGGATAAAAAAACACTGGCTATCCGCAATGTTCCGTTTTCTGTTACTACCGGACAGCTTATAGAATCCATCATTAAAGCCAATGAAAACGGTAAGATAAAAATCAAGCAGGTAATCGACAATACCGCCCGGGACGTGGAAATTCTTGTAGAGCTGCAAAAAGGGATTTCCCCCGATGTAACCATCGATGCCTTATATGCCTTTACCGATTGTGAAATTTCCATTTCTCCCAATGCTTGCTGTATTTTTCAGGATAAGCCGAGGTTCATGAGCGTCAATGAGATACTTGAATACTCGACCAACCGCACTGTAGATTTGCTCAGGCAGGAACTTGAGATAAAAAAGTTTGCTCTTCTTGAAAAATGGCACTTTTTATCACTGGAAAAGATTTTTATTGAAAAAAGAATATACCGGAAAATTGAGGAATGTACAACATGGGAAGCAGTACTTGAAGCCATCGATAAGGGGCTGCAACCCTACATACGTCACCTGAAACGCGAGGTAACACAGGATGATATTGTACGTCTGACAGAAATTAAAATCAAGAGAATTTCAAAATATGACAGTTTTAAGGCTGATGAATCTTTAAAAGATATTGAAAATCAGCTTGCTGAAACAGAGTATCACCTGAATCATCTCATCGACTATGCAGTGGCATATTTTGAAGAGCTGCTGAAAAAATACGGAAAAGGAAAGGAAAGGAAAACAGAAATAAGGACTTTCGATACCATTGAAGCTAAAAATGTAGCTGCACCCAGTAAAAAGCTGTATGTCAACAGGGAAGAGGGATTTTTTGGCTTCGGGCTTAAAAAAGAAGAACCGGTGGGCGAGTGTTCCGACCTTGACGATATCATTACTTTCCGCAGGGATGGAAAATATTCGGTTCAGAAAGTTGATGAGAAGGTTTTTGCCGGAAAAGACATCATGCTGATTGATGTTTTCAGGAAGGATGATGAAAGGAGGACTTACAATCTCGTTTATCTTGATGGAAAGACAAAAAATGCCATGGTGAAACGTTTTAAAGTTACTTCCATCACCAGAGACAAAATTTATGATGTAACCAAAGGGAATCCGGGTTCAAGAATTTTATATATCACTGATAATCCGATGGGTGAAACCGAGGTCATCACCGTTTATCTTACCCAGGGTTGTAAGGCCAGAAAAAAAATATTTGATTTTGATTTTGCCTCAATTGAAATAAAAAACAAAGGCTCACAAGGTAACATTCTCACCCGTTATCCCATCAGAAGGATTGTGCAGAAATCGGTTGATACGTCAAATGTCATCAGCATTGATGTGTGGTACGATGAATATGTCGGGAAACTTAACACCAAAGAAATAGGCAGGCATCTCGGAAAATTTACCCCTGAGGATTTAATCATTTCAATAACCAACGATGGCTATTATGAAATCAAGCCTTTCGACCTGAACATCCGCTTTGATATTGATAAAGTGATATTTGTGGAAAAATTTATCCCTGAACGTCCATTGACAATAGTTTATTATCATGGCGAGGTAAAAACATGGTTTGCAAAGAGATTTATTATCGAAACCCTGAGAAACAACACCCCATACAGAATAGTTCCGGAACACAGGGATTCCAAAATTCAGTTTGCTTCTTATGGCGATCGTACAATCATCAAAATCAATACAGTAAATAAAAAATCAGAACAGAAAAGCAGCGAAACCATTGAACTTTCTGAAAGCATCGAACTGATGAAGTGGAAAGCAATCGGCAAGAAACTCCATAAAGATCAGATTTTATCAGTAAAACTGGTGGACATTATTTTTGAAGAAAATACTGAGAATGAAGAGGTTGTTGACGAAAACCCCGTTGAAACAGAGGTAGCTAAACAGGAAGAACCTGACTCCGGAAAAAGCGGAAGGCAAATGCTTGGGGAACAATTAAGCTTGTTTTAG
- the mdh gene encoding malate dehydrogenase, whose product MKVTIVGAGNVGATCAKVLANNEVADDIILIDIKKGIAEGKALDMWETSPILLYDTKTTGYTNDYAKTYDSEVVVITSGVPRSPGMSRDDLISINAKIVKEVTEQVIRYSPRAKIIVVSNPLDVMTYTAYLAARVPSKRVFGMAGVLDTARFKSFIALELNVSPKEINSVLMGGHGDTMVPLPRYTTVGGIPITELMSEGQINAIVDRTVNGGAELVNLMGTSAWYAPGAAAALMVETVLRNQRRILPVSAWLQGEYGIQDIYFGVPTVLGRNGVEEIIELKLNKKEMELVKKSAEAVKTLHRVLDGMKLF is encoded by the coding sequence ATGAAAGTAACCATAGTCGGTGCAGGTAATGTAGGAGCAACCTGCGCAAAAGTACTTGCTAACAATGAGGTAGCAGATGACATCATACTGATTGATATCAAAAAAGGTATTGCCGAAGGGAAAGCCCTCGACATGTGGGAAACCTCTCCGATATTATTGTATGATACCAAAACCACAGGTTATACAAACGATTATGCCAAGACTTATGATTCTGAGGTGGTAGTCATCACGTCAGGTGTTCCGCGTTCCCCCGGCATGAGCCGTGACGACCTGATTTCCATCAATGCCAAGATTGTCAAGGAAGTTACCGAGCAGGTAATCCGTTATTCACCCCGGGCAAAAATTATTGTCGTTTCCAATCCACTCGATGTCATGACCTATACAGCTTACCTGGCTGCACGTGTTCCCTCAAAACGGGTATTTGGCATGGCAGGAGTGCTCGATACGGCTCGTTTCAAATCGTTCATTGCACTGGAGCTCAATGTTTCACCAAAAGAAATCAACTCAGTTTTAATGGGCGGGCATGGCGATACCATGGTGCCTTTACCCAGATACACTACTGTTGGAGGTATTCCCATCACTGAACTGATGTCGGAGGGACAAATCAATGCCATTGTTGACCGTACTGTAAACGGAGGTGCCGAACTGGTAAACCTGATGGGTACTTCTGCCTGGTATGCTCCGGGTGCTGCTGCTGCCCTCATGGTTGAAACCGTGCTCAGAAACCAAAGGCGTATTCTTCCTGTGAGTGCCTGGTTGCAGGGCGAATATGGTATTCAGGATATTTATTTTGGTGTTCCGACCGTCCTTGGCAGAAATGGGGTTGAGGAAATTATTGAATTAAAACTGAATAAGAAAGAAATGGAGCTGGTGAAAAAATCAGCTGAAGCAGTGAAAACCCTGCACCGTGTGCTCGATGGCATGAAATTATTCTGA
- a CDS encoding SufE family protein, whose amino-acid sequence MSIEERKQQIIEEFNVFDDWMDRYDYLIEEGKKLKPLDNQYKTDEFLIKGCQSRVWLVAQLNKDGKIEFQADSDAIITKGMIALLIRVYSNQKPEEVAKADIAFLDQIGLKDQLSPTRSNGLLSMVSQMRFYASAFAEKNQRK is encoded by the coding sequence ATGAGCATAGAAGAAAGAAAACAGCAAATCATTGAAGAATTCAATGTTTTTGACGACTGGATGGACAGATACGACTATTTGATTGAAGAAGGAAAAAAGCTAAAACCACTTGATAACCAGTATAAAACAGACGAATTTCTGATAAAAGGCTGCCAGTCGAGGGTATGGTTGGTCGCTCAGTTGAATAAGGATGGTAAAATTGAATTTCAGGCTGATAGCGATGCCATCATCACCAAAGGAATGATTGCCCTGTTAATACGGGTGTATTCAAACCAGAAGCCGGAAGAAGTAGCCAAGGCTGATATAGCATTTCTGGATCAGATAGGGTTAAAAGATCAGCTGTCGCCCACACGCTCCAATGGTTTGCTTTCAATGGTCAGCCAGATGAGATTCTATGCCTCTGCATTTGCGGAAAAAAATCAGAGAAAATGA